The Mauremys reevesii isolate NIE-2019 linkage group 1, ASM1616193v1, whole genome shotgun sequence genome segment CCAAGAAGGACATCTGGCTGTGTCTGATTCCTGCAGGGCAGGGTGCAGGCATTGGGTCATTAACTCACGGGTCTCAGTGGACTAGGTGGGGCATGGGAAGGGGCCTAGGGGAAATATGTGGGGCAGAGGTCAGTGTCTTAAAGAAATAGGGAGAAGAGGGTGGAGTCATggggtccagttaccagcagttagaaaggtggcaactcAATGAGTTAATGAGTTGAATACAGACTGATTCTCCAGTTTGTTATGCTGACACAGCGCGGTAAGGTCAGGGAAGAGTTGAATGTCTCTTTGACTGGCCAGTCAGTGATTCAGGGAAaagggcccagcaccatgtcaccagccagctctgcatggTGCATGGTCTGAGAGACAGAGCACAAGGAGAAAAAtttaggtccctttatgagtaaagagccggagcaccctgtcccggatctgtttggtcttcaccccgtagatgatggggttcagCATGGTGGGCAGCAAGAGGCATATCGTGCCAATGAGAATATGGAAATGCAGGGCTATATTCTGCCCAAACCGGTAtatgagggaggagaagagacctgGGATGTAAAATGCTAAAATGGCACAAAGGTGGGAGCCACAGGTgccaaaagtcttgagccgggcgtcttttgtggggaggctgaagatgtccctgaggatctggatataggacacAATGATAAAAATCACATCCAGACCCATCACACAGAATAGTATGAAGAGGCCGTAGTAACTACTGACACTGGtgtcggcgcaggccagcttcaccacggccATGTGTGCGCAGTACGGCTGacggatgatgttggttctgcaatatggccactgccttACCAGGAAAGGCAAGGGCAATGCAATCAAGCCGCTGCGGAGCAGCACAGCCAGGCCAATCTTGGCCACCAcggggtttgtcaggatggtggaatgcctcaggggatcacagatggccacatagcgatcaaaagccatggccacgaagATCCCAGAATCCATCGCTGAGGcacagtgaatgaagtacatctgggtgaggcaggcattGAAATCGATCtctctggaattgaaccagaagatgctcagcattttgggcacaATGGACATGGACATGACAAGGTCgctgatggccagcatgcagaggaaatagtacatgggcccatggaggctcggctccatCTTCACGATGAaaaggatggtgaagttccccaagacggctatggcgtacatggtgcagaaggggatggagatccagacatgggacgcctccaggccaggaatacccagcaggatgaaggtggaggggttggtgaagtcggtttTGTTGGAACCTGACATAGAGTAGGGGAGAAGGGCTCCAACACTGAGGCAAAATGGTGTCTCCTGTATGTACCGTACGTtcctctgacttcctgtatgtgcccagagTCTAGGGTGTTCGTCACAGGACCAATGTCTGAATGGAGAGACAAAGTTAACATGAGAAACTGCATGCAAATGCTCAGGGATATCTGagagtggaaaaaaaacaaaccttttcCAAGACGTGCCGGGGCAAACAACCCAACTAGAACACACCTCAGGGAAAGGACCTGGGCATCATTGATAGTAGCTCCACGGAAACACTTGCTCATTCACAGCAGTGACTGAAGACAGTGTTCGGATGCCTGAAGGAATGCGATGGAGAATACTCTGCTCTGGATATGTGCACAGTTTTGGTCATCCAGTCACTATGAAggatacagcagacagaaagggGATTTCTAAGACAGGCTAtgagaatgggggaggctgcTATATGCCGACTTTCTGTATGTGCCCAGGGTCTAGGGTGATGGTCACAGTCCAAATGCTTGAATGGAGGGACATTGTTAATATGGGACACTACATGCACTACTAGGGGCTGTTCTCatgggtgaagcagattggtCGCTCTTCACACACTAAGAattgacattttcattattcagggAAATGAATTATAAACAACTGACCCTACTAATGCCAACTGCATATTTGATAGCATGTGTCTATTATTCCTACATGCCATAGTGTGTTAAAgcaccagcaggaaacacaagTGTGGATACTGGTTATCCCTCATTGCTCCTTAATCCAATGAATGCCCGGCTAGAGAGTCCATGCTGTAGGCAGTTCCCCATTCACCTGGTGGCTCAAAATCTGAGCATGGAAAAAAAGCAACTCTTTGATGGGTGAAACATACTAACTAGAATACACCTCCATGAAAAGATGTGGCTGTCCACTGATAGCAGCTCCAGAGAAACACCTGCTCATTGGCAGTTGTGGCCAAAAGAAAGACAATGTTCAGATATCAGACTGAAAActctgggactgtttagtttagagaagagacaaatGGAGCATATGACATATGAGAGCAAAATAAAGAATGGAACTACTGACATTGAAATGGACAGAGAACAGTTCCTAACCAGTAATATCTATAGATACTTCGTTCttcaaagagctaattccccaaagCTGAGCAAAATTATCATCTTAACTGATTGGGAGGGAAAAAACGAGGCAGAAAAATGGGAATGAAATGTGGGAACTCTTGAAGAAGAGATCATTAGATAGCTTAAAACCACAAGTCCACAGACAAGAAAGTGGACAACTTTGGAGAAAACGCTGGTTCAGTGGCAAAGTGGAGGCAGCAATTAGAGGTGAAAAACAATATCAAACAAatgggaaaaagggaaaatagaaaacaaataaTACAAACTGGAAGCTATGAACATTGATGAGGGATGTTAAAAGCATCAGGGAAAAATCCATGCTTGGCAGGGCTAAGGATCTAAATAAGGGGTATCTTATTAAGTATATTACTAGAAAAGAAATCGTAGAAAAGATGTAGGCCAATTCCACAGGGAGAAATGAAGCTTCATCATGTTTCAAAAAAAGTAGTGTGTTCAAGAAATCATTTTGTTCTGCATTCGGAAAGAAGCAGTATGAGGTACTGATATCACATGAAGTGTTGAAATACTTTCCAGTACATTAGAAGtcaaggaggatgttaaacagcatctaccagagaacctcagagttaagaaCACCAGAGCTACGAACTGACCGATCAACCTCGACAAAGttaagaaacaatggaaaagctggtaTGGGATTAGTTAAAAAAATCCCTCTAGGAATATGATTAACAACAacatggtttatggaaaacaggtcTTGTCATATAAACCCAATTTCATCCTTTAATGACTGTATACATTTGGTTGGTCAAAGGAACTGTGCACATGCCATAGACTTCAATTTCTCTGAGACATTTGATTTAGTAGGGGAAAACATTCagataaaaaaaccccaacactgTTCAATATCAGTGGAGCACACGTAAAATGGACAAAAACCTGGGTAACTGACACATCTCAGAAAGCTATTGCCAATGGGTCATTATCAGTGAATGGggctgtttctagtggggttctgcagggatcagttctaggcctgatgctattcaatattctCATCAATGATGCGGAAGGAAATagaaaatcactgcagataaaatttgtggatgtcCCAAAGATTGGCAGCATGGTTACAATGAGGCATCCAGGGCAGGCACACCCATGGATCTGGAGCATTTGGTGAGCTGGGCCtgtgcaaacaaaatgtttttatccAGTCACATGAAAAGTTACCCTCTCGGTGCAGAGAATTCAGGCCCGATCCACAGACCAGGGCACTGTATTATGGAACGCAGGGACCCTGAAATGGATTTAGGGCAACACTGTGGACAATCCTCTCATCATGAGCTctcagtgcgatgctgtggccaaagtGCTGATGTGATCCTTGGATCAGGGCCGCAGGGGTTAGCGGGCGGCCTGGCGCCGGGAACAGGAGATGGGTCTGCCTCTTCGCACTCCGCAGtggcagcgggaagcagagcgacCCCTCCTcagcccactccactccctcagctcccagtgcttggaggaaggggtcaggcccacccctgcactccccagTGGTGGGAAGCAGGAGCAACGGGGCTGCGAGGTGGCAGATGTTCCAGCCGCCGcccctggtgagtgcagggcaggcctgACCCCTTCTGCCGGCTCCAGGACCTCTGCTAATCCCGCAAACCATGTCGCcgaggggagggggtgtggggaagaggtggaaggggggcggggtggggggaacaggggCGGAAAGAGATGGGGTGAGGTGGAGCCAtggaaggggcttgggggaaagggtcaaatggggggaggccgggggcagagcggggggctggctgggggatggggctggccgctggagccaGCGCCGCATATGCAGGATGCAGCTGCCTAGAGCCCCAGCTacatggtgccctacgcagctgcgtattCTGCCTATGCCTCAGGACGGCCCtgccttggatgcataaacaggggagtgGTGAGCTGAAGCAGAGAAGGAATTTACCTCTGCCTGAGGCATTGGTGAAACcaactgtgtctagttctggggtccacatttcAAAAGGGATGATGAAAAATTTGAGCTGGtggagaaaagagccacaaaaataattGGAGGCTGCAGAAAATGCCGGACAGAGACAGAGACTAAAGAATTTTGTTTATTTATCTTAAATAGTAATAACGGGCTCTGTAATCTAGCGGAAAAAGGCCGaggaagacccaatggctggaagctgaaaccagacaCATTCCAGTAGGAAACAAGGGCCAAATATTTAGCACTGAGGGTGATTAGTCATTGGAACAAACtgcaaagggaagtggtggattctccaactccccAAGCctgcagatccagactggatgcttttTTTGAAGATCTGCttgagagcttgtctacactcaaAGTGCTTCAGCGTAGACACTATTTACACCGACGGCAGGGTTTCTCCCATCAGTGTGGCTAATCCACCtacccgagaggtggtagctaggtcagttGAAGAATTCATTTGTGGATCTTATGCCATCTACACTGGGGTTAAGTTGAATTAGCTACATCTAATAGGGGTGTGGGTTTTCTTATTTGCTGTCTCTCAAAAAGCAAATGTAATCTCACGTTGTATTATTGGAGGCATAGCATGGAGGTCATGAGATATGATAGTTCCTCTCTACTCGGCATCGGTTAGGTCTCAGTCGAAGTACTGTGTCAAATTTTGTATGGAAGGATGTAGGGAAACTGGAATGGATCCAGATGCAAGTAAAAATATGTTACAAGGGATGGTGACAGCTGTATGTGAAAGTTGAAGGAATCAACTGTGTTCAGTTTGGAAAGAGGAGATTAGGGGGACATGATCACGGACTTCAAATACTTCAAAGGCTGCCAGAAAAAAGGTGGAGGaatgttgttctctcttgccacagagggcaggacaagagtcaGTGTGGTCAAACtccagcacagcagatttagatgaactctcaggaaaaaaaacttcctaactgtaataacaggacaatggaacagacaacTTGGGAGGTTCTGGAAGTTCCTTCACAGGAAGCTTTCCAAATGAGGCAAGACAGTCAcccactgtgccactgaaatgcagccaccttggtGTTGGATTGGGCAGAGACGCACAGAAAAGAGGGACATTTTGGCCCATGATGCTGGAGTAAATTCATCCCCTGTGGCAAGGTCCCTGGGCTGTTTAATGGATGCACAGAGTGGAAAGGACCCCAGACCTATTCTCTATCCCATCACACCCACATTGCACTGGGTTTGTCAAGCAGgcgagctcctcagcaagagatgggtacctgtgaatcctgagatagaagcgtcttccctgggaatccccctcaggtagccgtgttccacacctctctcaccccagcatctgcagcagcatcccgtGCTGAGAGCTGATACACAGGTCTGCACTATTTATAACAGAGCTCTGGGCAATCCCAGTGGGGTTCGCTCAGCCTCTGGGGAGAAGCGGCGTCTGAATGTAAACAGTTTGCAGACCAGCCTGTCTGGGCTTCTGTGCTCTTTAtgcagctttaggagtaaacagtaattaagggaccttcccaaagggagataaGGACTCTGGGACTTTGTGCTGCGTCTGAGAGGAGTTGAGTGCTCTGTGcctttgtgtatatttaaaaattatactttattaggaaaaaaatagaGATAATGCCTAGGTCTCCATAGGGTCTGATACACTGTCAATGCCCAGGTAGATTGTAGACAGACAGATCTGGAGAAAGATGCCTGAGCGGAGACACAAACACTCTGCAGGTACACAGGGCTGTTGTTAAGGGGtcagagatcagtaattctcCTCTGTAACTATCATCATTCTGTGCAGCACCTTTCAATGAAAGATCTTGAAAAGTCCTAGCAAAGAAAGTAACTATGAACATATCCCCATTAAACAGataggcaaactgaggcacaggtagatgttttattttcccctccctttcccagctacataaacaagctcTGGCtcagggccccttccccacctaccctgagaactgctgatgAGGAAGATTTATGGCAACAAATTGGTGCAGAGAAATGCATCATGTGTAATGCTATGAGTATTAGATAGGGATAGATTTACTAACAGGGGGTGTTTCTATTGCTTAATAAgggtttggtgtgtgtgtgtaacagatgtaggcgtgtacatactaacccaggggtcggcaacctctggcacgtgcctgggctgggccagtttgtttatctgccacgttggcaggttcagccgatcgcggctcccgctggctgcggttcgccgtcccaggccaatgagggcggcgggaagtggcacgggcaagggatgtgctggccgtggattcccaccatccccattggcctgggatggcgaaccgcggccagtgggagcggtgatctgccgaacctgccgacgcggcaggtaaagaaactggcccagccctccagggtgcttaccctggcaaacCATATGCCAGAGGCCGCCGACCCCTGTACTAACCTAAACAAAAAGAGTATGTTGGAATTAATTCAGGGCTTCCTCGACACTTGGATCCAGGGGAACAAGTATCACAATAAAACAGCCTGTGCTCATATCCACCTCTGGGTCAACCTGCTCTTTTTCTTTTAACAATTAGGACCTTTTGATAGCAACACactagtttatatccatttgttcttgtgtccacattggtactaagcttaaataattcctctccatccctaatattaatccctctgatatatttataaagagcaatcatatcccccctcaaccttcttttggttaggctaaaaaagccaagctcttccagtctcctttcataagacaggttttccattccttggatcatcctaatagcccgtctctgaacctgttccagtttgaattcatccttcttaaacatgggagaccagaactgcacacagcattccagatgaggtctcaccagtgccttgtataacggtactaacacctccttatctttactggaaatacctcgcctgatgcatcctaaaaccgcattagcttt includes the following:
- the LOC120375756 gene encoding olfactory receptor 52K2-like, with translation MSGSNKTDFTNPSTFILLGIPGLEASHVWISIPFCTMYAIAVLGNFTILFIVKMEPSLHGPMYYFLCMLAISDLVMSMSIVPKMLSIFWFNSREIDFNACLTQMYFIHCASAMDSGIFVAMAFDRYVAICDPLRHSTILTNPVVAKIGLAVLLRSGLIALPLPFLVRQWPYCRTNIIRQPYCAHMAVVKLACADTSVSSYYGLFILFCVMGLDVIFIIVSYIQILRDIFSLPTKDARLKTFGTCGSHLCAILAFYIPGLFSSLIYRFGQNIALHFHILIGTICLLLPTMLNPIIYGVKTKQIRDRVLRLFTHKGT